A genomic stretch from Chiloscyllium plagiosum isolate BGI_BamShark_2017 chromosome 2, ASM401019v2, whole genome shotgun sequence includes:
- the LOC122561700 gene encoding spindlin-W, protein MKTPFGKRSSQRLSIDAAGLPSVSGNMMKKKSNHRKHRSNVGPSKTVSHSRRNIVGCRIEHGWKEQGGITQWKGTVLDQVPVNPALYLIKYDGFDCVYGLELHKDERVLGFRVLPDRVSVSRISDVDLAEMMIGKAVEHMFEKDDDGAKDEWRGMVLARAPIMNTWFYITYEKDPVLYMYQLLEDYREGDLRIMPDSNNDSPPAEREPGEVVDSLVGKQVEYAKEDGSKRTGMVIHQVEAKPSVYFIKFDDDFHIYVYDLVKTS, encoded by the exons ATGAAGACCCCATTTGGGAAGCGATCCAGTCAGAGGTTATCAATTGATGCAGCAG GTCTTCCTAGTGTCTCTGGCAATATGATGAAGAAGAAAAGTAATCACAG GAAACATCGTAGTAATGTGGGGCCAAGCAAGACAGTTTCTCATTCACGACGGAACATTGTAGGTTGCAGAATTGAGCATGGATGGAAGGAACAGGGTGGAATAACGCAGTGGAAAGGCACAGTTCTGGATCAAGTACCAGTAAATCCTGCACTTTACCTTATCAAATATGATGGATTTGACTGTGTATATGGACTTGAACTTCACAAAGATGAAAGGGTCTTAGGATTTCGGGTCCTTCCAGATAGAGTTT CTGTATCTCGAATCAGTGATGTGGATCTGGCAGAAATGATGATAGGCAAAGCGGTTGAGCACATGTTTGAAAAAGATGATGATGGAGCTAAAGATGAGTGGCGGGGAATGGTCCTTGCACGTGCTCCAATCATGAACACGTGGTTTTACATTACCTATGAAAAGGATCCTGTCTTGTACATGTACCAACTTCTAGAAGACTACAGAGAAGGAGATTTACGTATTATGCCTGATTCAA ATAATGATTCTCCGCCAGCTGAGAGAGAGCCAGGAGAAGTCGTAGACAGCTTGGTGGGTAAACAAGTCGAATATGCCAAAGAAGATGGCTCAAAGAGGACTGGCATGGTCATCCATCAAGTAGAGGCAAAACCATCTGTGTATTTTATCAAGTTTGATGATGATTTCCACATTTATGTCTATGATTTGGTAAAAACTTCTTAG